A stretch of DNA from Methanolinea mesophila:
GCAACTTCCCATTCCGGCTGATAAGGGTCGGACACGAATCCGGCGTGCACGGGGCCGGGAATTCCCGCCTCACGTATAATATACCGGGCCGGTATCGTACCAGAGGGTTCCCTCTCCAATCTGACCCGGAAACGGAAAAAATCCCTCTTAATAAGTATCCCGAAATGCGGTCTTACCCCTTCGGGGCACGGACAAATGTCTTTTCAACCCAGGCGGTTATCTGGTCCCTGAGCCGGCGGAATTCATCCCGGACCTTCTCTTCATCGTCGCCGTGTTCCGGGGAGCTCGGGAACGGGTGATGGAGATGGTGCGTCCCGCCGGGAAGGACCGGACACACCCTGCCGGCATCGTTACAGACCGTTACCACGTAGTCGAACTGTTCTCCCCGGAACTGGCGTATGGACTTGGAATAAAGTCCCTGTGTGGAAATTCCCGCTTCTTCGAGGACTGCGACTGCTCTCGGGCTTACCGTCGCGGAGGTGATCCCCGCGGAAAAGACCTGATAGCGGTCGCCTGCGAGGTGGCGCAGGACCGCCTCCGCCATCTGGGACCGGACCGAGTTGTAGGTGCACAGAAAAATAACCCTGGTGTTTGTGGCCCGGTCCTGTTCTTCAACGGTCGGGGCGGGCACATCCATCACCGGATCTCTATTCGCTCTCCGGTCACCATGTAGTGGACCTTCTCCGCGATCTTGCAGGAATGGTCCGCGCTGCGCTCCAGGTACCGGGCGACCATGAGGTAATTGGTGCACCGGGTGATCGTCCGTGGGTCCTCCATCATGTAGGTTATCCCGTCCCGGAATATGGTATGGCGGAGTGCGTCGACGCGATCGTCCCGCGCCGAGTGATGGGCGATCAGGGAGACATCTCCCGTGTCGTACGCCTGGATCGCGTCGTGGATCATGGAGAGGACCAGTTCGCTCATGTGGGGCAGGGAGAGGGCCCTCACCAGGTCTTCGAATCGGGAGTCCTCCGGGGTCTTGATCACCACGTTGGCGATATCCTTGCCGTACCTGCCGATCCTTTCCGCGGCGGATATGACTTTGAGGGCGCACGCGATTGCCCGCATGTCCTTCGCCACCGGCTGGTACCGGGCGATAAGCTGGTAGACCTCCTCCTCCAGGGTATCGTTCTTCTCCGAGAGCAGGGTCTTTCGCTCCTTTACCTTCATCGCAAGGTTGCGGTCGTGTTGTTCGAGTGCGGTCATGGAGTCGCGAAGCATCTCCTCCGCCATGGCGGCCATGGAGAGGATATGGGTCTTCGTGTCCTCCAGTTCAGCGTGAAATTTTTCAGACATGGTCTCCTCAGCCGAATCTTCCTGTAATGTAGTTCTCGGTCAGTTCCAGTCCCGGGTGCTCGAATATCTGCGAGGTCTCCCCGAACTCCACCAGTTCGCCGAGATACATGAACCCCGTGTAATCGCTCACCCGGGACGCCTGCTGCATGTTGTGGGTGACGATGACCACGCAGTAGTTCTTCTTCAGTTCGTCGATCAGCGCCTCGATCTTCGAGGTCGCGATAGGGTCGAGCGCCGAACAGGGCTCGTCCATAAGGATGACCTCGGGCTCGACGGCCAGGGTCCTGGCAATGCAGAGCCGCTGCTGCTGCCCGCCCGAGAGGCCCATCGCGGATTCGTGGAGCCTGTCCTTCACCTCTTCCCAGAGGGCTGCGTTCCTGAGGCTCTTCTCCACGATCCCGTCCAGTTTTTTCCGGTCGTTGATCCCGTGGACTCGCGGCCCGTAGGCGACGTTCTCGAAGATCGACTTGGGAAAGGGGTTGGGCTTCTGGAAGACCATCCCGATCATTCTCCGGATGTCCACCGGGTCGGCTCCGGAGCCGTAGATATCCCTTCCATGGTACAGGACCTTCCCCTTGATCCTGCACCCGTTCACCAGGTCGTTCATCCGGTTGAAGCACCGGATCAGGGTGGACTTGCCGCATCCCGACGGTCCTATCAGTGCGGTCACTTTCCGGTCCGGCACCCGGATGGAGACCTTTTTCAATGCCTTGCTCTCCCCGTAATAGAGGTCAAGTTTTTCGGTTTCCAGTATAATGGAGCGGTTGTTCATTGTGTTCACCAGCGGAGTGTCTTTTGGTAGTGGTGCCGTATGACGATGGCAACAGAGTAGATGGCGATGACCAGCATGAGGAGGACCAGGGCGGTGGTATACTGGTTCGCCTGGGCATTTGGCACGTTGGTCGCAAGAATATAGAGATGGTAGGGGAGGGCCATCACCGGCTCGAAGAGCGAGGTCGGCAGGAACCGCTGCGAGAAGACCACCGCCGTGAACAGTATGGGGGCGGTCTCTCCCGCGGCCCGTCCTATGGAGAGGATTGCACCGGTGATAATCCCGGGCATTGCCGGAGGGATGACCACCCGGCGGATGGTCTGCCATTTCGTGGCGCCCAGCGCGAGGCTTCCCTCCCGGATCGCGTGCGGGACCCCTTTTAATGCCTCCTCGGTGGTGCGGATGATGGTGGGGAGGACCATGAGCGCGAGGGTAATCTGGCCCGCGATCAGGGATACCCCGAAATTGAGGTATAACACCAGGAATGCGAAGCCGAAGAGACCGAAGACGATAGAGGGAGTACCGTTCAGGAGATCCGCTCCGGTGCGGATGATCCTGGTGATTGTTCCTTCGCGGGTGTACTCGGTAAGGTATACCGCGGCTCCGACCCCGAGAGGAAGGGAGATGGCGATAGCGCCCAACACCAGGTAAAGCGTTCCCACGATCGCCGGGAAGATCCCGCCCGCCCGGCCGAGATCACGGGGAGACTGGGTGAGGAAGTCCCAGGTGAGATTGACGATTCCTTTTGAGATTATATCCCAGAGGATGATCCCCAGGACGACCAGCACGATGATAATGGAAAGGGCGATTAGTGCGAACGCGATCTTCTGCACGAGCCGTGACGAAAGGCGTTTCCGGCTGGTGGCGATCCCTCCGACAACCCCGACGGTGAGCATTGCCGCTCCCGCCCGGGAGAAGAGGAACATCAGTCCCGTGAGCAGGGCTGCCCCGATCCAGGGGGTAACGTTCCGGACTCCGCCTAACCATCCGGACCGGTCCATGGCACAGGAGAGCGCGTTCTTATTTCTTTTTTTACCGGAAGGCATCTGTTTCTCCCTGATCCGGCCGAGGATTCCCCTCGCGATAAGGTTGACCCCAAGGGTGATCATCAACAGGACCACCGCCACCCCGAAGAGGGCGTGGAAGTGCATGCTGCCGATGGCAAC
This window harbors:
- the pstB gene encoding phosphate ABC transporter ATP-binding protein PstB, coding for MNNRSIILETEKLDLYYGESKALKKVSIRVPDRKVTALIGPSGCGKSTLIRCFNRMNDLVNGCRIKGKVLYHGRDIYGSGADPVDIRRMIGMVFQKPNPFPKSIFENVAYGPRVHGINDRKKLDGIVEKSLRNAALWEEVKDRLHESAMGLSGGQQQRLCIARTLAVEPEVILMDEPCSALDPIATSKIEALIDELKKNYCVVIVTHNMQQASRVSDYTGFMYLGELVEFGETSQIFEHPGLELTENYITGRFG
- the pstA gene encoding phosphate ABC transporter permease PstA — protein: MSVTGAPSPAKWNGMHIKESILKSIWFFCAIFAVIVIFFIFVFLFWDAYPIFLQVGFWDFITGMSWNPTGNPPMYGIFPLIVDTLLVTIGAMAISIPLGIGSAIYISELAPARVKAVVKPAIELLAGIPSVVFGFFGLVVLTDWIRVTFDVPTGQTWLAGSLLLGIMALPTIISVSEDAIACVPREYKEGSLAVGANHWQTISRVIVPGALSGITAAIILGMGRALGETMAVLMVTGNAAIIPSPLWNMLSPIRTLTGTLGIEMGEVAIGSMHFHALFGVAVVLLMITLGVNLIARGILGRIREKQMPSGKKRNKNALSCAMDRSGWLGGVRNVTPWIGAALLTGLMFLFSRAGAAMLTVGVVGGIATSRKRLSSRLVQKIAFALIALSIIIVLVVLGIILWDIISKGIVNLTWDFLTQSPRDLGRAGGIFPAIVGTLYLVLGAIAISLPLGVGAAVYLTEYTREGTITRIIRTGADLLNGTPSIVFGLFGFAFLVLYLNFGVSLIAGQITLALMVLPTIIRTTEEALKGVPHAIREGSLALGATKWQTIRRVVIPPAMPGIITGAILSIGRAAGETAPILFTAVVFSQRFLPTSLFEPVMALPYHLYILATNVPNAQANQYTTALVLLMLVIAIYSVAIVIRHHYQKTLRW
- a CDS encoding arsenate reductase ArsC; protein product: MDVPAPTVEEQDRATNTRVIFLCTYNSVRSQMAEAVLRHLAGDRYQVFSAGITSATVSPRAVAVLEEAGISTQGLYSKSIRQFRGEQFDYVVTVCNDAGRVCPVLPGGTHHLHHPFPSSPEHGDDEEKVRDEFRRLRDQITAWVEKTFVRAPKG
- the phoU gene encoding phosphate signaling complex protein PhoU → MSEKFHAELEDTKTHILSMAAMAEEMLRDSMTALEQHDRNLAMKVKERKTLLSEKNDTLEEEVYQLIARYQPVAKDMRAIACALKVISAAERIGRYGKDIANVVIKTPEDSRFEDLVRALSLPHMSELVLSMIHDAIQAYDTGDVSLIAHHSARDDRVDALRHTIFRDGITYMMEDPRTITRCTNYLMVARYLERSADHSCKIAEKVHYMVTGERIEIR